GCGACAGCCAGTACGTCATCAATTCGGTGACCAAGTGGATGCCGGGCTGGAAGCGCAAGGGCTGGCGGAAGTCCGACGGCAAGCCTGTGCTTAACGTCGAACTACTAAAGGAAATCGACCAGGCGCTCGTCGGGCGCAAGTACACCTTCGAGTGGGTCCGCGGCCACGCGGGCCACGACCTCAACGAGGAAGCGGACGACCGCGCGCGGGCAGCGGCCACGGCCTACCAGCAGGGCGTCGCACCCCGGCGGGGCCCCGGCTTCGTCCGCGCTGGAGGAGCCTCCGCCCCCGACCCGCAGCAGGATCCCGCAGCGCAGGTTGCCGGCGAGCCTGTTCCCGCGGGGCAGACCATGTCTGCCGCAAGCGCCCGCCGGGCCCCGGCCGCCCCGCCGGCACCCCGGGCCGGAACCCGGGAGCTGTTCGGTGAACCGACCCTGTTCGGCGAATCCGGCCTGTTCGCCGAGCCGGACCTCTTCAGCGAGCTGGAAGAGGAATCCCGGGCAGCCGCGGCCGGCGCGGAACAGACGCCGGAGGCCACCGTAGAGGCCCTGGAGCGGGAACTGCTGCTCCCCGCGACGCGCTCCGACCTGGGACGAACGGGAGTGCTGCTGCATCCGGACTTCACCGAGATCGGCAGCTCCGGGCGGCTCTGGACCCGCGACGAGATGATGATGGCCCTTGAGGACGATCCGGGTGTTCCCGCCGAGCTGGAGCTGATTGCCGCCGAGCGCCTTGGTGAGGGCACCGTGCTCCTGACCTACCGCAGCCACACCCGCACGGGAACGGCGCTGCGCAGTTCCCTGTGGGTCCTTGACGGTGCGCAGTGGCGGCTCCGCTTCCATCAGGGCACCCCCGAGGCCTAGGAACGGCGCAGGCCCGGGCAGGCGAACTCGACTGACCGGCGTCGGGGAACATGGGCGTGCAGCAACATGGACGTGCAGGAACGGCTAGCCGAACCGCTGGGCGTTGTTCAGCTCGACCTGCGCGTAGTTGGCGGCGGCCGAGTTGAGCGCCAGGTTGATCGATGCCAAAGAGGCCTCGACTTTTCCCTGGGTCAGCGCCCATTCCGTGATCAAGGCCTGGAAATTGGTGGCGGCCGCGCCGCGCCAGCTCGCCTGAAGTTCGTCCAGCCCGCGCTTCATGGACTGCACATCGGCACTGATCCTTTCGACCGTGGCCTGGACGTTGGCGGACTTGAGCTGGAGGAGTTCGGTATCGACAGAAATGATGCTCACGGGTTGCCTTTCGAGTGTGCCGGCAGGCAGCCGGGCATCCCGACTTAATCGCAGGGGGAGCAGGATTCCCGGCTGCCTGGGGTGGAAGCGCCCGGATCTTCCGGACCCTTTGAGCCTAGGCAGCGACGGGAACCGGCCCCAGAGGGCAGCCCGGCTATGTGGACAACCGCTAGCCGCGCACGGAACGGTCCGGCCCGGGTTCCGCTGCGGCAGCGTCTGCCGGGACGGCCGCGGCCCCCGCTGACTCCCCGGCCTCCACGGCCGCCTCAGCAGCCTCGGTGGCCTCCACTTCATCCAGGTACGGGAGGCTGACCACGAGGGTCGCGCCGCCGCCCTCGGTCGGCTGCACGCGGACTGTGCCCGAATGTGAACCGACAATGGCCGCTACGATCGCCAGCCCGAGGCCGCTGCCGCCGGTCTCCCGCGTCCGGGAGGTGTCCGCCCGGTAGAAGCGCTCAAAGATCCTCGCGGCCTCGTCCTCGGGGACGCCGGGCCCGTGGTCGCGGACCTCGATCACCGAGCGGCGTGCGCCGTCGGCGTCCGTCCGCACCCCCACGGCGAGCTCGATCGGGGTGCCTTCGGGCGTGTAGCGCAGGGCGTTCCCCACAAGGTTGCCAATGACCTGGCGCAGTTTCGCTTCGTCGCCCAGCACCGGGGCCGGGGCACCGGAACCGCCGTCGAGCCCCCGGAGCGAGATCACCCGGCTGCGGTCGCTGGCCTGGGTGTCCACCACGGCGTCGTGGGCCAGCAGCAGGAGGTCGGCAGGCTTCTGCTGCAGCGGGCGCTGTTCGTCAATCCGGGCCAGCAGCAGCAGGTCCTCCACCATGGCGCCCATCCGCTTGGCTTCACTCTCGATCCGGCCCATCGCGGTGGCAACGTCCTCGGGCGTGGCCAGGGCACCGTGCCGGTAGAGCTCCGAGAAGCCGCGGATGGTGACCAGCGGGGTGCGAAGTTCGTGGGAGGCGTCGGCCGCGAAACGGCGCATCCTCGCCTCGGAGGCCATCCTTGAGGCGAAGGCCGATTCGATGTGCGCGAGCATGGCGTTGAGGGACCGGCTCAGCCGGCCGACTTCGGTGTCAGGGTTCTCGACCTCCACGCGCCGGGAAAGGTCGCCGGCGGCGATCGCCGCGGCCGTCTTTTCCACCCGCGCCAGCGGACGGAAGGACCGGGTGACGGTCCAGGTGGCGATGAAAAAGGCCAGGACCAGGGTCAGCAGCCCGACGCCGACCACCACGAGCGCGGCGTGTTCCATCACCGAATCCACCGGGTACAGCGGCAGGCCGATCACCACGACGGCGGCCCGCTGGTTCCCATCCAGCACGTTGACGGCCACGACCCGCCAGTTGCGGCCGTCGGTGCCGCGGACCTGGAAGGGAGCCTCGCCGCGGCTGCGGGCGTCCTCCGGGCTGATGCTGCCGATGGAGGGGCGCGAGCCCTTGCTGCCGCCAAAGACGTAGGCGGGCTGGCCCGGGCTGAAGAGCATCAGCGAGTAGTCGGTGGGGACGTTCGGGTTCTGGTCCTGCAGTTGGCTGAAGGACTGCTGCTGGCGGGCGGTCTCGACGGCGGCCTTGAGCTTGTCATCGACCTGGCCCTGCAGGTAGCTGTGCAGCAGTGCTAGCGTGCCGGCGCCGGTGGCGGTGAGTGCCACCAGCATCAGGGCCATCATGATCGCGACCAGCTGCGACCGCAGCGAGGCCGCCCTCCAACGGTGCAGCAAGGTCAGCGCTTCTCAGCCGTCCGCAGCACGTAGCCGACGCCCCGTTTGGTCTGGATCAGGGCGGGCGCCTCGGGATCGATGTCCACCTTGCGCCGGAGGTAGGAGATGTAGGACTCCACAATCGAGGCGTCCCCGTTGAAGTCGTACTCCCAGACGTGGTCCAGGATCTGCGCCTTGGAGAGCACCCGGTTTGGGTTGAGCATGAGGTAGCGCAGCAGCTTGAACTCGGTGGGGGACAGCTCGATCACCGTGCCGCCGCGGCGGACCTCGTGGGCGTCGTCGTCGAGTTCAAGGTCGTCGACGCGGATGACGGCGTCGTCGTCCTGGAGCGGCTGCGTGCGGCGCAGCACCGCGCGGATGCGCGCCACCACCTCGTCGAGGCTGAAGGGTTTGGTGACGTAATCATCGCCGCCGACGGTGAGGCCGGTGACCTTGTCCTCGGTGTCGTCCTTCGCGGTCAGGAACAGCACCGGGAAGTGCTTGCCCGAGGCGCGCAGCCGGCGGGTGACGGTGAACCCGTCCATGTCCGGCAGCATCACGTCCAGCACGGCGAGGTCGGGGGCATGGAGCTCCGCGGCGGCGAGGGCGTCGCGCCCGGTGCCGGCGGAGACGACTTCGAAGCCGGCGAAGCGCAGCGAGGTGGAGAGCAGCTCTCGGATGTTGGGTTCATCGTCAACAACGAGCAGCTTGGCTTCGGGACCGTTCTTTTTCATGATTCCCATGATGCTCCCAGACTCTGTGAGTTTTCTGAGAGGCAGATGTGTGTTGAATGGAGGTCGGCTAGCTGCCGGCGCCGACATCCTTGGCGTCCATGATCCGGTAGGCATAGCCCTGTTCGGCCAGGAAGCGCTGGCGCTTTGCGGCGAAGTC
The nucleotide sequence above comes from Arthrobacter sp. KBS0702. Encoded proteins:
- a CDS encoding ribonuclease HI family protein, whose translation is MTITAAADGSALGNPGPAGWAWYVNDDCWRAGGWPHGTNNQGELMAVLDLFRSTAHLAGEDLHILCDSQYVINSVTKWMPGWKRKGWRKSDGKPVLNVELLKEIDQALVGRKYTFEWVRGHAGHDLNEEADDRARAAATAYQQGVAPRRGPGFVRAGGASAPDPQQDPAAQVAGEPVPAGQTMSAASARRAPAAPPAPRAGTRELFGEPTLFGESGLFAEPDLFSELEEESRAAAAGAEQTPEATVEALERELLLPATRSDLGRTGVLLHPDFTEIGSSGRLWTRDEMMMALEDDPGVPAELELIAAERLGEGTVLLTYRSHTRTGTALRSSLWVLDGAQWRLRFHQGTPEA
- a CDS encoding WXG100 family type VII secretion target; this translates as MSIISVDTELLQLKSANVQATVERISADVQSMKRGLDELQASWRGAAATNFQALITEWALTQGKVEASLASINLALNSAAANYAQVELNNAQRFG
- a CDS encoding HAMP domain-containing sensor histidine kinase, with the translated sequence MLHRWRAASLRSQLVAIMMALMLVALTATGAGTLALLHSYLQGQVDDKLKAAVETARQQQSFSQLQDQNPNVPTDYSLMLFSPGQPAYVFGGSKGSRPSIGSISPEDARSRGEAPFQVRGTDGRNWRVVAVNVLDGNQRAAVVVIGLPLYPVDSVMEHAALVVVGVGLLTLVLAFFIATWTVTRSFRPLARVEKTAAAIAAGDLSRRVEVENPDTEVGRLSRSLNAMLAHIESAFASRMASEARMRRFAADASHELRTPLVTIRGFSELYRHGALATPEDVATAMGRIESEAKRMGAMVEDLLLLARIDEQRPLQQKPADLLLLAHDAVVDTQASDRSRVISLRGLDGGSGAPAPVLGDEAKLRQVIGNLVGNALRYTPEGTPIELAVGVRTDADGARRSVIEVRDHGPGVPEDEAARIFERFYRADTSRTRETGGSGLGLAIVAAIVGSHSGTVRVQPTEGGGATLVVSLPYLDEVEATEAAEAAVEAGESAGAAAVPADAAAAEPGPDRSVRG
- a CDS encoding response regulator transcription factor, which codes for MKKNGPEAKLLVVDDEPNIRELLSTSLRFAGFEVVSAGTGRDALAAAELHAPDLAVLDVMLPDMDGFTVTRRLRASGKHFPVLFLTAKDDTEDKVTGLTVGGDDYVTKPFSLDEVVARIRAVLRRTQPLQDDDAVIRVDDLELDDDAHEVRRGGTVIELSPTEFKLLRYLMLNPNRVLSKAQILDHVWEYDFNGDASIVESYISYLRRKVDIDPEAPALIQTKRGVGYVLRTAEKR